A window of Halovivax gelatinilyticus genomic DNA:
GCGGCCAGTCGGTCGACGTCACCCTCCACGTCACCGAGGCGGTGGAGACGGACGACGACCTCGTCGTCGGCGTCGGTGTCTACCCGGAAGCGCTCGCGAGCGAGGAGCGACGGAACGTCGAGACGCTACTCACCTCGATCGATCCGGGCGTCGACGTGGCTGGCGAGGGAGGCGATGGCGACGGCGGAGGCGACGATGGCGATGATGACGGAGACGATGACGACGGCGGCCTCGGATTGGGACTCTGATTCGGAAACCCCGCTATTCGTCCGTCTCGAGAATCGACTCGACGTACTTCGCCAGCACGTCGACTTCGAGGTGGACGGGATCACCCGGCGACTTTCCGGACAGCGTCGTCAGCTCGTAGGTGGTCGGAACGATGGCGACCGTGACGTGCGTTCCGTCGAGTTCAGCGACGGTGAGGCTGATTCCGTCGAGCGTGATCGACCCCTTCTCGACGACGTACCGGTCGTAGCCGTCCGGTAACTCGAATTCGAAGTACCAGTCTTCGCCGACCGGTTCGATCTCGCGAACCGTCGCGACGGCGTCGACGTGGCCCTGGACGACGTGGCCGTCGAACCGTCCGCTCGCCGCCATCGCCCGCTCGACGTTTACCTCGTCGCCGACGCCGACCTCGCCGAGGTAGGTTCGATCGACGGTCTCGCTCGCGAGAAACACCTCGAACCACTCCCCGATCTCGTAGCGCTCGACGGTGAGACAGACGCCGTTGACGCTGATGCTCGCGCCGTGGCTGACGTCGCTAACCACCTCGTCCGCGCTGATTCGCAGGCGCAACCCGTCTGCCGTCGACTCTCGATCGGTAACCTCGCCCGTCTCCTCGACGATGCCGGTGAACATACGAACCCGTCGTCACCGGGGGTCGAAAATAGTTCCGAATTCGATATGTATATCAGAATCGAGGTGGGTGCGTCCGAGCGACGGTGACTCGATCGAACCGAGAGCGGGCGGTTTTAGTTCCGGGACGTCGAAGGGAGCGCGATGGCAGGAATCGTCGAGACGATCAAGCTCGCGGGGATTCTCATCCTCGCGATCCCGGCGGCGCTCGCCGGAGTCGAATTTCTCTTCGTCCGGGGCGAACCGCTGATCGGGGCGGGCCTGATCGCGGTGGCGATCGCTCTCGTCGCGCTCAGACGGTATCTCGCACTTCCGACCGGCCTCTCCGGCGTGCTCGCGAGCCGCGCCGAAGAGGCGATCACGCCGGACGACGAGGCTGAGTGAGACGCGCCGAACCCGCCCGAGATCGCGTCACTCGTCGTGAGCGACCGGATCGAGCGACCGGGTCGGTCGAGTGAGCCAGTCCGCGTTCCCGTCGTCGACGGCGAGAACGTCGCCGAGAACGACCGACGCGCCAGCGTCGGCCTCGACGCCCGCTTCGAGCGAGACGACGGTCTCCGGTTCGATCTCCGTCGCGCCGTCGATCGGTCGTTCGCGGGGTTCGAGCCCGAGGCCGACGACGTCGGCGCGCGCCGCGTCGGCGAAGCCGAACGATCCGACCTCGGCGATCAGCTCGACTTCGACTTCGCGGACCGTCGACGGCCCGGCCGACAGCATCGTCCGTGCGGACCGAAGCGCGCTCTCGACGGCGACGTGTGCGCGGCGCTCCCAGCCGCCGTCGGTTCCCGGAACGAACGTTCTCGTGAGTCGTCCGTGATACCCATCGGCCGTTCGGGGAGCGAGTCGACAGACGACCGGTTCGCCGAGCGCGATCGGATCGGCCGCGTCGATCTCGGTTCGCCCGCCGGGGAACCCGCCGCCTTCGACCACGGCCGCGTCGACTCGTCTGCGGAGGTTCTCCGGCGCGAACGGTTCGCCGTTCGAGACGAGTGCCGGATCGACTTCGGACGTCGACTCCTCGCGGGTTTCGTCGCTCGCCGGAGCGAGGACGGTCGCCGCCCGGCGAACGCCCGCCGCGGCGACCTGCTGGGCTCGCCGAATCTCCTCGCGCTCGTCGTCGGTCTTTTTCGCCCGTGCCCGCCCGAGCGCGTCGCTCGAAGCCAGGTCGAAACCGCCGCGTTCGAGGTGGAGCGCCGCGTCGTGGGGCAGCGTCGCCGGGACGAGCAGCGTTCCCGAGCGCCCGCGATCGGCGAGTCGCGTCGCCAGTCGCTCGGCGGCGTGGGTCGATCCCGGCGGCTCGTGGAGGCGCTCGTCGAGCACGGCGACCGCGTGGTGATCGGTGTCGGTCGGCTGTTTTCCCGCCCCGTCCTGGTCGATCAGGTAGCGACCCGCCGGCGCGGTCGGCGGACCGACGTGGACGTAGGCCACCGCGTCGCGCTCGTCGATCGCCCGACGGATCGCCTCCGGCGCCCGCCTCACGCTGGTTCGGCTTCGAGTTCTTCGGGCTGCTGGATCTCCTCGACGAGTTCGTCGAGGTCGGCGCCGGTGAGTTCGTTGTTGAGCAGGACGTCGATGGGAACCGTCGGCGCACCGTCGACCAGATTCTCGAGCAGGACGAGCCGTTCTCGCGCGCGAGACATGCCGACGTAGAAGACCCGCCGTTCGTTGTCGGTGAGGATGGGGACGGGCGAGGTGGTCTTGGTGAACTCCTCGCAGCCGGGGATGTCGGTGATGCCGCCGTCGTCGTCGGCGTTCGAACGGTCCTCGATGGTGGCGACCATCTGTTCGACGACCTTCTCGGTCAGGTCGGTGGCGACGAAGACGTGGTCGGCTTCGCGACCCTTCGCGGAGTGGATCGTCCCGACGCGCACTCGATCCGTCTCCATTCCCCGGTACTCGCCGATGGCGAAGTAGGCCTTGACGGACTTTTTCTGGAAGCTCGTCACCTTCCGGAGCATGTCCGAGGCCGAGTTCGGCCCCGGCATGAACGGGACGTGCTCGTCGATCACCGACGCCGGGACGGTCAACTCTTCTAAGTCGTCGACGCCGGCTTCTTCTTTCAACTCGTCGATCTCGTCGAACAGCGCGTCGCGCTCGTTCGTCCCGAACGCCGAGTCCTGGAGCATGTCCGCCAGCCGTCGCGCCTGCAGTCCGTCGAGGTCGTTTCCGTCCTCGATCGCCTCGACCGCGCGGACGTACTGGGTGAGCCGGTCGGTCCACATGCGCTGGTCGGTTAGCGCCGTGAAGGGGACGCCTTCGGTGATGAACTCATCGACGAACTGGAACATCTGATAGCGCGCCCGAAAGAGCAACATGATGGTGCCGTCGTCCTCGACGAGTGTCCGGCGGACCATCCGGACGAGATCGAGCATCGACTTGTTCGTTTCGGCCTCGACGACGCCGCCTTCCTTGCGGGGATTTAAGTCCTTGTCCTGGCGAACGTCGATGTGGCGGATCTCGCGGTTGACCGCGTTCAGGACGTTCGACGGGAGCCGATAGGAGTTAGGCAGGATGACGTCATCGTCGACGGCTTCGTCGAGCAGGAGCGCCGGATCGGCGCCCTGCCAGGAGTAGACGACCTGGTCGTCGTCGCCGGCGATGAGCACCTGCTCGACGTGGGGTTTCCACTCCTCGTAGACGTCGTACTGCAGGGTGGTGATGTCCTGGAATTCGTCGATCACCAGGTAGTCGACGTTCGGAACGAGCGAGCGCTGCCTGACGCGTTCGAGCATGTCGGCGAAGCCGACCTTGCCCTCCTGACCCTTGTAGTTGCGCCAGCCGCGGATCGCCTCGGGGACGTCGATTCGGTCGTCGTCCGAGGGCCACGTCGGCGTGTACTTGTTGCCCTCCTGGGCGTTAGGGTCGATGTCGGGCGGGAGCCTGACCTCTTCTACGTCCCACTGGAACGGGACGTCGTACCAGTCTGCGACCTCCCGCCGGGTCCGCTGGAGCCACTGGCTCGTCGCGATGATCTTGTTGCCGATCGTCGTCGATCGGGCGGTTCGCCGGCCCGCGCCCGAGTACTCGTCTTCGTACTCGAGGCCGAAGTCCTCGCAGAAGGCCTCCTTGTCCTTCTCGCCGATGACGTCGCCGCGCGAGAGCCCGAGTAGCTCGTAGGCTTTCGCGTGCATCGTACAGACGTTGCCCTGGAGCGCGCGGGGCGATTCGTCGAGGCGCGTAGCCAGCCGCTCGCGAACCTCCTGGGCGGCCGCACGCGTGTACGAGACGACGAGGATGTCGCGGAACGTGACGTCCTCTTCGTCGAGAATCTCTTCGACGTGGTCGAGAAGTGCTGTGGTCTTCCCGCTCCCGGGTCCGCCGAAGAGTCGGGTAACCGTCGTATCACTCGCGGTCATTGTCACCGTACAAGGGCGCGGCCATCATAAGTGACGTGGGTTTCCTTTCGCCGATCGTCGGCTGAATCACACCGCCGGATTCGTTCACCACGCCACCGAACGGGCGACACGACCCGGCAACCGCCGGCTACGAACCGAGTCGGGTTCTTCGAGGCGACCGAGTCGCCCTGATCTCCACCCGTCACGGATCTTGTCCGTACAGTCGGGAACGCCCCGCGGCTCGCTCATCTCCGGCGTGGTGACTTCGCTGGCGTCGGCGTCGGTCGCGAACGAACCGCCGCTCTGACAGTCCGCTACCGTACGCTATGAACCAGGGAACACGTCTCTCCGCTCAGTACCGCCGGTCGAAGGCGGCGATCAACGAAAAATCAGCTCGGCCGCGTACGCCCGGGTCCTCGGTCGGTCGCCGGTCGTCACGGGCTCGGAGACCACCCACAGACGGTACACGCCGTCGCCGCGCTGTCGTGAAGGCCGCGACACTCCGGACACTGTTTTTTCCGTCGATCCCGTTCCCAGCCTACGCGCTCGGTGGTGTGTCCGCGATCGGTGAGAAACTGGTCGAACACGTCGTCCGTGCCGTCGGGAGTAGCTCCCATAGGCATGCAATACCATCACACACTAATAAAACGTGGGGTCGCTCCCGGTGCGTTGGCGCTCCCTCACGATTCGGTAGATGGCGAGTACGCGGGTTATGGGGCTCATATACGTCGATATCGGGCGTTTATCCGACCCGGATCGACGGGCGACGTGCGGTCGACTCCGGCGAGCGACCCGCGAACTTTTGACCGACTCGGCCCAACGGGCGGGTATGAGCGACCTCTCACTCGACGCGACCCAGCTCGATCGCTACTCGCGTCACGTCATCATGGACGAGGTGGGTCCCGAGGGCCAGGCTCGCCTGCTAGACGGCTCCGTGCTGGTCGTCGGTGCCGGCGGGCTGGGCTCGCCGGTCATCCAGTACCTCGCGGCGGCAGGCGTCGGCCGACTCGGCATCGTCGACGACGACGTCGTCGAGCGCTCGAACCTCCAGCGCCAGATCGTCCACGCTGACGCCGACGTCGGTCGGCCGAAAGTCGAGAGCGCGGCCGACTACGTAGCCCGCCTGAACCCGGACGTCGACGTCGAGACCTACGAGACGCGCCTCGACGCCGATTCGATCGAGGAGATCGCCGGCTCGTACGACGTCGTCTGCGACGCGAGCGACAACTTCGCGACGCGCTATCTCTGTAACGACTACTGCGTGCTCTCGGGAACGCCGCTGTCTCACGGCGCCATCTACCGCTTCGAGGGCCAGGCGATCACGTTCGAAAACGACGGCGAGGGGCCGTGCTACCGGTGTCTCTTCCCCGAAGCGCCCGAACCCGGAACGGTCCCCGACTGCGCCACGACCGGCGTTCTCGGCGTCCTCCCCGGTACGGTCGGGTGTATCCAGGCGACCGAGGTCGTCAAGCTCCTCACCGGCATCGGCGACACCCTGTCGGGTCGGTTGCTCCTCTACGACGCGGCCGGCATGACCGTCGAGACCGTCGAGGTCCACCCGTCGCCCGACTGCCCCGTCTGCGGTTCGAATCGGGCGATCGACTCGGTGGACGACGTCACCTACGAGGCGCGGTGCGCGATCGGCGCGGACTGATCACGCGGTTCGTTCGAATCGAGCGGTGCCGTCCTGCTCGACGGTGATGCGGTAGTTCTGGTAGGAAAACGAGACCACCACCGAGGCGCTCTCGCTCGGCGGATTCTCGAAGAGGTGTTCTAAGACGTGATCGATGCAATTGTACAGCGGCGGTAAGTCTTCGACCCGACGCTCCTCGAGGTCGGCGATGACCGAGACGACTTCGACGTTCAGATCGGCGCTCTCGGTGTCGAACTGCCGGGTGACGACGGCCGAATCGTCGCTCCGCTCGTCCATGGTCGTCTCTCGACCGGCGAACACCGTAAATCGGCGACCGACCTGCGCAAGCAACGTCACGGCGTGACACGGACACGAGCTCACTGCGTGACACGGACACGAGCTCACTGCGTGACACGGACACGAGCTCACTGCGTGACACGGACACGAGCTCACTGCGTGACACGGACACGAGCTCACTGCGTGACACGGACACGAGCACTCGCCCAGGGGTGTCCTGCCGCGATGGGCACGTTCTTGGGACGAGCGCCCCACGGTTCGTCCATGTACCAGGTCGGTATCGTCGGTTGCGGCGTCATCGGGTCGCGCCTCGCGACGGCGTTCGAGGCCCACGAGCGGACGGAAATCCGGGCCGTCTGCGATCGCGTCGCCGAGCGCGCGGAGTCCATGGCGGAGACCTACGACTGTGAGGCGGTCACCGCGGTGGGCGATCTCGTCTCGATCGACACGATTGACATCGTCTACGTCGGCGTCCCGCCGAAACATCACGCGGCCGTCGTCCGGACCGCTCTCGACGCCGAAACGCACGTCATCTGCGAGAAGCCGATCGCCGAGACCGCGACGGTCGGGCGCGAACTGACGGTTCTCGCCCGCGAGAGCGATCGCACGACCGCCATCAACTTTCCGTTTCGCTACACGCCGGGGTTCGTGGACATGCGCGAGCGGATCGCAGCCGGCGAGATCGGGACGCCCAAACGCGTTACGCTCAGTTTTCGCTTTCCGCGGTGGCCCCGCGAGTGGCAGGACGTCGACTGGCTCGCCGGTCGCGAGCAGGGCGGCCCGCTCCGGGAGGTCGGCAGTCACTTCGTCTTCGGAACGCAGGAGCTGTTCGGTTCGATCAGCGACGTCACGGCCGACGTCCGATATACGGGCCCGGAGACGTACGAAGAGTCCATCGTCGGTACGTTCCTCGCGGGTGGCGACGCCGGCGATGCGTTCGGAGCGGATCCTGAGCCCGTCGAAGGCGGCACCGAGGGCGTCGTCGCCCTCGACGAGCCCGTCCACGGGACGATCGACCTCCTCTGTGACTGCGCCGGGAGCGAGGAGAACGCCATCACCGTCGAGGGGACCGAGGGATCGCTGTCGTTGCGGGCCTGGCGCCGCCTGGTGGCCGACCCCGGCGAACCGGACGAGCGGGTGCTCACCGACGACTCCGGCGAGACGACGCTCGCGCTGATCGACGAGTTCGTGACCGAACTCGACGGCGGCGACGGCGACCTCGTCAGCTTCGCGGCGGCGACGCGGGTGCAGGCGGTCGTCGACGAGCTTCTCGGCATTTGAGGTGTCTCCGAGCGGAGCGTCGGTGCGTACGACGCTGTCGACGACTCCGGACGCCGTGTAACCATCTCACACCGTTCGATCGAGACCGAAGACACGCCGTTCGGATGCATTCGGCGACACGACTCGCTGGAATCACACTCGAACGTACGAGGCACAGCAGGATGGCGACCACCCGGGACTAAAGGAGCTTCACACCGTCGGTCCCGTGTGAGCGTCATCGTCGAATTCAGCCTCTCGACCGAGGACTTCGTCTTCGGGTCGGCGCTCGAGACGGTCGAGGACATGCGCATCGAACTCGAAGCGATCGTTCCCACGGGAAGTCGCATCGTCCCGTACTTCTGGGCGACGGGCGAGGACTTCGAGGGGTTCGAACGCCACGTCCTCGCCGATCCGGACATCGAGAGTATTACGCAGCTCGATCGGATCGACGACACGGCCCTGTACCGGACGGAGTGGACGCGAGACGTAAACGGTATCCTCTACGGACTCGGCGAAACCGAGGCCGTCGTCCTCGAGTCGATGACGGTCCGCGACGGGTGGCACTTTCGTATCCGATTTCCGAACCACGACCTGCTCGGACAGTTTTACAACTTCTGTACCGAACGGGAGATTTCGGTGCACATCGACCGTTCGTACACGCTCACCGAAGCGTCGCGCGCCGGCCGCATCTTCGATCTGACGCCCGAACAGCGCGAAGCGATCGTCCTCGCCGTCCAGCGCGGCTACTATCGTGTCCCGCGTGAGACCGACCTGACGGAGATCGCAGCCGAACTGGGTATCTCACAGCAAGCTGCATCCAAACGAGTACGACGCGGTGCGGACAGGGTCCTCCGGGGAGCGTTACTCGATCCGGGCGAGCGGTTCTAACCGGAGGAAGCGAGAGTTCCACGGGTCACCCGACCCGTGGTTGGTTACCCGGAGGCAGGGCCGTGACGAGCATAAAGTGGTTGTTATACCCACCCGAGCACCGAACTGTGGGTGTACGCTACCCCGATGTACGATGACCCAGCGCTCACGCGAGGAGACCATCGCCGACCTGTTTCCGGTGGTCGCCCATCCGACGCGTCGATCTGTCCTGCGCACGCTTCGGCGGACCGATCACCCGACGGTCGAGACGCTCGCTCGTGATCTCACGGAGCGGCGAGCGGGCGAGGTCGACGAGGATCTCTCGGTGGCGTTGCACCACCAGCACCTGCCTTACCTGGCTGACGTCGGCGTGATCGACTACGACCCCGACGCGGGAACGATCGCGTCGACCGACGCCACTGACGCGGCCTACGACCTCCTGGACGCCGTCTCGAACTGACGCCGCTCGCGACCTCCCGCCGTGTGGGCCGCGTTGGCACTCACGGACGTTGACTCCCAGCCGCCGATCCGGGTGATCGTCGTCGGACACTCCGGTCGACGCGCGACGGTTCGCGAACTGTGCGTCGCGCACACTCGGGGCGCAACCCGTTCACTCCAGCTCTTTGTGCCGAGCGTGTTCGACCAGTTCCTCTAACGCCGGATGTGGTTCGTATCGAATTAGTCCCTGCGCTGGATCGTACTGGCACATTCCCGCATCCGCCAGTCGCGGGAGATGAACGTTGTGCAAGTCGATTTCGATGGTCCGTCGCGGGGGCCGATCGCCGGTATCCGTTCCGGCGGCTTCGTACGCCTGGATCGCATTCGCGGCCGCTTCGAGTTCGACGACCGTCTCGTCCGCAGTGCGCAAGTAGTACAACAGGTACCGTCGACGGGCGCTCGCTAACAGCTCGTAGATGCAATCGAGAGACTCGGTGACCGCCTGATGACGGGTTAGCGAGGCGAGATCGGGACTCCCGTCGTCGCTCGTTCTACCCGAATCCGGACCCCCTCCGTCAGCCATACGTCATCTCACTATACTTTGGGGGATGATAAGTCATCTGGTTGTCTCTCTCAAAATTTGCAAATTCGAACCAGAGACGGCCGACCCGCAACGTCGGGACGTGGCCGCCGAGTCCCGGTGTGACGCTCGCGATCCGTCCTCGGGGTTCGACGTGATTTCCCAAGCGGAGGCGTGTTTCGGCGGCAGACGTTGGTCACCGGTCGAACCGACCCCGCTGTGGCGGGAAGCCGTCGTTATCGGCTCACTCCGGAGGCAGGTGTACGTCTCGGAGCCAGAATCGCTCCATCGCACGGATCGCTTCGACGAAGTGATCGGCATCGATGGGTTTCGTCAGGTAGGCGTTGGCGGAGAGATCGTACGATCTGGCGACGTCTTCGTCGGCGTTCGAACTGGTCAACACGATCACGGGAAGGCGCGACCGGTCCGGATCCTCGCGGATCTCGGCGAGCACCTCGTCGCCGCTCTTTCGCGGCAGATTGAGGTCGAGCAACACGAGAGCCGGCGGTTCGACGTCCGCGTACTCGCCGCGCTGGCGGAGATACTCCAGCGCTGACACGCCGTCGGTGACGACGTCGAGTGAGGCGTCGATTTCTCCCTCGGCGAGCGCCTCCCGCGTGAGTCGCACGTCGCCGGGGTTGTCCTCGACGAGCAGGATGGTGGCTCGCTCGTTCGAATAACGGTTCACAGGTAGGCTACCGGGCGTACGGGGAAAGCGCTGTTGCCGGCCCGCGACGCCGCTCGTCGCGAGCGCCCACTCGAACGCCGATTTCAGCACTCGCGCGTTCTCGACCCCCGCAGGCCGGATCGAACCCGCTCGCGGACGAACCGATCGCCAGTCCAGCGCCAGACGCCGAGGGTGATCGTCGGATCGAGCGAGCAGATGAGGTAGGCGTAGCCCTCCCAGGTGGCGTCCGCGACGTCGGTCGCGCTCGGTTCGGGCGGGCCGGTCGGGTGCGAGTGGTAGAAGCCGACGACGTCGTCGCCACCGGCTTCGATCGACTCGACCGTTTCGAGGAGGGTCACTGGGTCGATCTCGTAGGTGGTTTCCGGCTCGACGGCCGCGTTCGGCGTCGGGATGGCGCGGTCGACGATACGCACGTGATTTCCGTCGGTTCCGGCGAGCACGCCGCAGACCTCGTTCGGAGCGCCCTCGACGGCGCGATCGATGATCGCGTTCCGGACGGCGTCGGGGACGACGAGCATCGGCTCAGGCGTCGACGCGCCGGCGGAGGGTCTCGACCGGGACCGCGAGGTCGCCCGGATCGGTGGCGTCTCCGAACCGGTCGGGGTGGATAACGCGCGCCAGCCGTTCGGCGGCGTCGACCAGCCGCGGGCCGGGGCGATTCAGGTAGTGGTGGCCGTCGATCGCGTAGACCTGGCCCGTTTCGACCGCGGTGAGTTCGTCCCAGCCCTCCCGGTCGGTGAGGTCGGACAAGTTCGCCGCGGTCTGGGCGAGGTCGAACCCGCAGGGGGCGACGATCGCCACCTCTGGGTCGTAGTCGACGATCTCCTCCCACTGGCGGGGTCGGGCGTCGGTGCCCGCCTCGGCGAGCTCGTACCGACCGCCCGCGATCTCGACGAGTTCGGGCACCCAGTGGGCGGCCACCATCACCGGGTCCGTCCAGTCGAAGACGACGACGCGCGGGCGCTCGTCGGGCTCCGGCGCGGCGTCTCGGACGGCGTCCAGCCGGGATTCGAGGTCGGCGCGAACGGAGGCGGCGCGATCGGGCCGATCGAGCAGGTCGCCGAGACGCTCCAGGTCGTCCAGCACCTCCCCGATCCGGTGGGCGTCGATCGGGACCAGCGCCGGATCGGCGTCGATCTCGTCGACGGCCGCCGCGACGACGCGCTCGTCGACGGCACAGACGTCGCAGACGTCCTGGGTGATCACGACGTCCGGATCGAGCCGGTCGAGCGCCTCGACGTCGACGTCGTAGACGCCGCCGTGGGCCTGGGCGTCGAGCACCTGCTCGTCGATCTCCGCGCTCGTCCCGCTCGCGTCGATCGTCGATCGCGTTACGCGCGGGTAGTCTTCGACTCGCGGCGGATAATCGCACTCGTGTGAGACGCCCACCGGCTCGATTCCGAGGGCACAAACTAGCTCCGTCGCCGAGGGAAGCGTCGTCACGACTCGCATACGCGGGCGTTGGTGGGGCGGGGAAATAGGTTCG
This region includes:
- a CDS encoding UvrD-helicase domain-containing protein, with protein sequence MTASDTTVTRLFGGPGSGKTTALLDHVEEILDEEDVTFRDILVVSYTRAAAQEVRERLATRLDESPRALQGNVCTMHAKAYELLGLSRGDVIGEKDKEAFCEDFGLEYEDEYSGAGRRTARSTTIGNKIIATSQWLQRTRREVADWYDVPFQWDVEEVRLPPDIDPNAQEGNKYTPTWPSDDDRIDVPEAIRGWRNYKGQEGKVGFADMLERVRQRSLVPNVDYLVIDEFQDITTLQYDVYEEWKPHVEQVLIAGDDDQVVYSWQGADPALLLDEAVDDDVILPNSYRLPSNVLNAVNREIRHIDVRQDKDLNPRKEGGVVEAETNKSMLDLVRMVRRTLVEDDGTIMLLFRARYQMFQFVDEFITEGVPFTALTDQRMWTDRLTQYVRAVEAIEDGNDLDGLQARRLADMLQDSAFGTNERDALFDEIDELKEEAGVDDLEELTVPASVIDEHVPFMPGPNSASDMLRKVTSFQKKSVKAYFAIGEYRGMETDRVRVGTIHSAKGREADHVFVATDLTEKVVEQMVATIEDRSNADDDGGITDIPGCEEFTKTTSPVPILTDNERRVFYVGMSRARERLVLLENLVDGAPTVPIDVLLNNELTGADLDELVEEIQQPEELEAEPA
- a CDS encoding helix-turn-helix domain-containing protein, encoding MSVIVEFSLSTEDFVFGSALETVEDMRIELEAIVPTGSRIVPYFWATGEDFEGFERHVLADPDIESITQLDRIDDTALYRTEWTRDVNGILYGLGETEAVVLESMTVRDGWHFRIRFPNHDLLGQFYNFCTEREISVHIDRSYTLTEASRAGRIFDLTPEQREAIVLAVQRGYYRVPRETDLTEIAAELGISQQAASKRVRRGADRVLRGALLDPGERF
- a CDS encoding ABC transporter substrate-binding protein, which translates into the protein MRVVTTLPSATELVCALGIEPVGVSHECDYPPRVEDYPRVTRSTIDASGTSAEIDEQVLDAQAHGGVYDVDVEALDRLDPDVVITQDVCDVCAVDERVVAAAVDEIDADPALVPIDAHRIGEVLDDLERLGDLLDRPDRAASVRADLESRLDAVRDAAPEPDERPRVVVFDWTDPVMVAAHWVPELVEIAGGRYELAEAGTDARPRQWEEIVDYDPEVAIVAPCGFDLAQTAANLSDLTDREGWDELTAVETGQVYAIDGHHYLNRPGPRLVDAAERLARVIHPDRFGDATDPGDLAVPVETLRRRVDA
- a CDS encoding ArsR/SmtB family transcription factor, with translation MTQRSREETIADLFPVVAHPTRRSVLRTLRRTDHPTVETLARDLTERRAGEVDEDLSVALHHQHLPYLADVGVIDYDPDAGTIASTDATDAAYDLLDAVSN
- the ubaA gene encoding SAMP-activating enzyme E1, whose amino-acid sequence is MSDLSLDATQLDRYSRHVIMDEVGPEGQARLLDGSVLVVGAGGLGSPVIQYLAAAGVGRLGIVDDDVVERSNLQRQIVHADADVGRPKVESAADYVARLNPDVDVETYETRLDADSIEEIAGSYDVVCDASDNFATRYLCNDYCVLSGTPLSHGAIYRFEGQAITFENDGEGPCYRCLFPEAPEPGTVPDCATTGVLGVLPGTVGCIQATEVVKLLTGIGDTLSGRLLLYDAAGMTVETVEVHPSPDCPVCGSNRAIDSVDDVTYEARCAIGAD
- a CDS encoding Gfo/Idh/MocA family protein; the encoded protein is MYQVGIVGCGVIGSRLATAFEAHERTEIRAVCDRVAERAESMAETYDCEAVTAVGDLVSIDTIDIVYVGVPPKHHAAVVRTALDAETHVICEKPIAETATVGRELTVLARESDRTTAINFPFRYTPGFVDMRERIAAGEIGTPKRVTLSFRFPRWPREWQDVDWLAGREQGGPLREVGSHFVFGTQELFGSISDVTADVRYTGPETYEESIVGTFLAGGDAGDAFGADPEPVEGGTEGVVALDEPVHGTIDLLCDCAGSEENAITVEGTEGSLSLRAWRRLVADPGEPDERVLTDDSGETTLALIDEFVTELDGGDGDLVSFAAATRVQAVVDELLGI
- a CDS encoding DUF7533 family protein — protein: MAGIVETIKLAGILILAIPAALAGVEFLFVRGEPLIGAGLIAVAIALVALRRYLALPTGLSGVLASRAEEAITPDDEAE
- a CDS encoding response regulator — translated: MNRYSNERATILLVEDNPGDVRLTREALAEGEIDASLDVVTDGVSALEYLRQRGEYADVEPPALVLLDLNLPRKSGDEVLAEIREDPDRSRLPVIVLTSSNADEDVARSYDLSANAYLTKPIDADHFVEAIRAMERFWLRDVHLPPE
- a CDS encoding HalOD1 output domain-containing protein, coding for MDERSDDSAVVTRQFDTESADLNVEVVSVIADLEERRVEDLPPLYNCIDHVLEHLFENPPSESASVVVSFSYQNYRITVEQDGTARFERTA
- a CDS encoding riboflavin synthase is translated as MFTGIVEETGEVTDRESTADGLRLRISADEVVSDVSHGASISVNGVCLTVERYEIGEWFEVFLASETVDRTYLGEVGVGDEVNVERAMAASGRFDGHVVQGHVDAVATVREIEPVGEDWYFEFELPDGYDRYVVEKGSITLDGISLTVAELDGTHVTVAIVPTTYELTTLSGKSPGDPVHLEVDVLAKYVESILETDE
- a CDS encoding HVO_0416 family zinc finger protein, with protein sequence MGATPDGTDDVFDQFLTDRGHTTERVGWERDRRKKQCPECRGLHDSAATACTVCGWSPSP
- a CDS encoding desampylase; protein product: MLVVPDAVRNAIIDRAVEGAPNEVCGVLAGTDGNHVRIVDRAIPTPNAAVEPETTYEIDPVTLLETVESIEAGGDDVVGFYHSHPTGPPEPSATDVADATWEGYAYLICSLDPTITLGVWRWTGDRFVRERVRSGLRGSRTREC
- a CDS encoding M24 family metallopeptidase, which encodes MRRAPEAIRRAIDERDAVAYVHVGPPTAPAGRYLIDQDGAGKQPTDTDHHAVAVLDERLHEPPGSTHAAERLATRLADRGRSGTLLVPATLPHDAALHLERGGFDLASSDALGRARAKKTDDEREEIRRAQQVAAAGVRRAATVLAPASDETREESTSEVDPALVSNGEPFAPENLRRRVDAAVVEGGGFPGGRTEIDAADPIALGEPVVCRLAPRTADGYHGRLTRTFVPGTDGGWERRAHVAVESALRSARTMLSAGPSTVREVEVELIAEVGSFGFADAARADVVGLGLEPRERPIDGATEIEPETVVSLEAGVEADAGASVVLGDVLAVDDGNADWLTRPTRSLDPVAHDE
- a CDS encoding DUF7344 domain-containing protein, with protein sequence MADGGGPDSGRTSDDGSPDLASLTRHQAVTESLDCIYELLASARRRYLLYYLRTADETVVELEAAANAIQAYEAAGTDTGDRPPRRTIEIDLHNVHLPRLADAGMCQYDPAQGLIRYEPHPALEELVEHARHKELE